A window of Desulforhopalus sp. contains these coding sequences:
- a CDS encoding glutaminyl-peptide cyclotransferase, translated as MTAEAATPENKPAIYSYSIVNAYPHDPQAFTQGLFWHEGKVYEGTGKLGRSSIRRVHLATGQVEQRYDCPRDIFGEGITIFAGTLYQLTWKNRKTMLYRKDDFSIIKTLEYPHQGWGLTHDTDHLIASDGSSVLYFLEPETLAEQRRITVREANWEVHALNELEYIDGRIYANVYGTDRIAIINPQDGLVEGWIDLTGLRQGLGIDHREAVLNGIMHDPQQDKLFVTGKYWPTLFEIRLVRRE; from the coding sequence ATGACGGCAGAGGCTGCAACACCGGAGAACAAACCGGCAATCTACTCATACAGTATCGTCAACGCCTACCCCCACGACCCGCAGGCCTTCACGCAGGGGCTTTTCTGGCACGAGGGCAAAGTTTATGAAGGAACCGGCAAACTCGGCAGGTCCTCGATCCGTCGCGTCCACCTGGCAACCGGCCAGGTAGAGCAGCGCTACGATTGTCCACGAGACATCTTCGGTGAAGGGATTACCATCTTTGCCGGAACACTGTATCAACTCACCTGGAAAAACAGAAAAACGATGCTGTACCGCAAGGACGATTTCAGCATCATCAAGACCCTAGAATATCCTCACCAGGGATGGGGCCTCACCCACGATACCGATCATCTGATTGCCAGCGACGGCAGTTCGGTCCTCTATTTTCTCGAGCCTGAAACCCTGGCGGAACAACGAAGGATAACCGTTCGCGAGGCCAACTGGGAGGTACATGCCCTCAATGAATTGGAGTATATCGATGGGCGGATCTATGCCAATGTCTATGGAACAGACCGCATTGCCATAATCAATCCGCAGGATGGCCTGGTTGAAGGATGGATCGATCTTACCGGCCTGCGCCAAGGGCTGGGAATCGACCATAGGGAGGCTGTCCTCAACGGCATCATGCATGACCCGCAGCAGGACAAGCTCTTTGTCACTGGAAAATACTGGCCGACCCTTTTCGAAATCCGCCTCGTGAGAAGAGAGTAG
- a CDS encoding FHA domain-containing protein — protein MLQILLKFNTNVLKVFQSDKAEITIGRNMKNDIQIDNLAVSNFHARIERLQEKYFIEDLNSTNGTFINEEKISRCELQDGDTASIGKHVLTFLLEGGESAIRGLSDTEMAQTMMLDTGKQRELTKDVEPSFPDSPARLKVEEGDTTQKEYRLTARLTGIGKADNCEVRLQGLFAPKNLAYITRDAMGYSLIPGDNASKLRLNGVTIDKGTALKNDDVINAGKMTFRFLQN, from the coding sequence ATGCTGCAAATATTGCTTAAATTCAACACCAACGTCCTCAAGGTGTTTCAAAGCGACAAGGCCGAGATCACCATCGGCCGGAACATGAAAAATGATATTCAAATCGATAACCTGGCGGTATCCAACTTTCACGCGAGAATTGAACGTCTGCAGGAAAAGTATTTCATTGAAGACCTCAACAGCACCAACGGCACCTTTATCAATGAAGAAAAGATCTCCAGATGTGAACTGCAGGATGGGGACACGGCAAGCATCGGCAAGCATGTCCTGACCTTTCTGCTGGAAGGTGGAGAGAGTGCAATCAGAGGGCTCAGCGACACCGAGATGGCGCAAACCATGATGCTCGATACCGGCAAACAGAGGGAATTGACAAAAGATGTCGAGCCGTCTTTCCCCGATTCACCAGCCCGACTCAAGGTGGAGGAAGGTGACACCACTCAGAAGGAATATCGACTGACGGCGCGGCTGACCGGAATCGGCAAGGCAGACAACTGCGAGGTCAGGCTCCAGGGCCTGTTTGCCCCCAAGAACCTGGCTTACATCACCCGTGATGCAATGGGGTACTCCCTGATTCCAGGAGATAATGCCAGTAAATTGCGGCTGAACGGCGTCACCATCGACAAAGGAACAGCTCTGAAAAATGATGATGTGATTAATGCCGGGAAAATGACCTTCCGGTTTTTACAAAATTAA
- a CDS encoding nucleotidyltransferase family protein: MRSPLLELCARATGHQEQYKLLHDQCQLCKDWEAVVLRAEKEGMTPLLSKHLAESQASYPEHIRILLDFLDKRYKHHTAVRLQVLQEVLEIWAEEQLTPLLIKGAALCHTAYADPALRPMRDMDILFAPNEAVRAQRLLQSLAFVPSTAAIPADHHHLPALLKTVQGIVICIEIHHGMYPNCPPYYPEVNFDKLLATSRKLTIGTTGALTLGDMETLDYIYQHAFRPPLAYESFKLISVADLVSLTEKNLGNLDWPRIRQKYPLVYNAIPLMHHVVPWDFTKVPRDFVPQRDHRRRLAPRPFTGWPNRKLREMRAEGLGYGRVLFHTFMPSLWWFRVFYGVMTWSRLLVVILITHPRQVFWWIRLYCQFLPLGDRQSRDQPVPAYPLVRRLAMWAMNISKYFKN; encoded by the coding sequence ATGCGGTCACCACTTCTTGAACTCTGTGCCCGAGCTACCGGACACCAGGAACAGTACAAGCTCTTGCACGACCAATGCCAGCTCTGCAAGGATTGGGAGGCTGTCGTCCTGCGCGCCGAGAAGGAGGGGATGACTCCCCTGCTCAGCAAACATCTCGCCGAGTCACAGGCATCCTACCCGGAGCATATCCGCATCCTCCTCGATTTTCTCGATAAGCGATACAAACATCACACGGCAGTCCGCCTGCAGGTGCTGCAAGAGGTGCTGGAGATTTGGGCGGAGGAGCAACTCACTCCTCTGCTGATTAAGGGAGCGGCTCTTTGCCATACCGCCTATGCCGATCCGGCGCTCCGACCCATGCGGGACATGGATATCCTCTTTGCTCCGAACGAAGCGGTGCGTGCCCAAAGGCTCTTACAATCCCTTGCCTTTGTTCCATCGACTGCAGCCATTCCTGCCGACCACCATCATCTGCCGGCCCTCCTGAAAACCGTGCAGGGAATAGTGATATGTATCGAGATTCATCATGGCATGTATCCCAACTGTCCTCCGTATTATCCCGAGGTGAATTTTGACAAACTCTTGGCAACCTCCCGAAAACTCACCATTGGCACGACCGGAGCCCTGACACTCGGTGACATGGAGACACTGGACTACATATACCAGCACGCCTTTCGACCACCTCTTGCCTACGAATCATTTAAGCTGATCAGCGTTGCCGACCTTGTCAGCCTAACCGAAAAAAACCTTGGCAATCTCGACTGGCCTAGGATCCGCCAGAAATACCCCCTTGTTTACAACGCCATTCCCCTTATGCACCATGTCGTACCCTGGGATTTCACCAAGGTTCCCCGGGACTTTGTTCCCCAGAGGGATCATCGCCGCCGGCTCGCTCCGCGTCCTTTTACCGGCTGGCCAAACCGCAAGCTGCGAGAAATGCGGGCCGAAGGTCTTGGCTACGGCAGGGTGCTTTTCCACACCTTTATGCCATCTCTGTGGTGGTTTCGGGTCTTTTATGGGGTTATGACATGGAGCAGGTTACTGGTCGTGATCCTGATCACCCATCCCCGCCAGGTGTTTTGGTGGATACGCCTGTATTGCCAGTTTCTCCCACTCGGCGACCGGCAGTCAAGAGACCAACCCGTCCCTGCCTACCCCCTGGTGCGGCGACTGGCGATGTGGGCCATGAATATAAGTAAATACTTTAAAAATTAA
- a CDS encoding twin-arginine translocation signal domain-containing protein encodes MENNKTDEEMLSDNDVLDAERREALKKLAALGIAAATAPVMITLLEARQASAQSGRT; translated from the coding sequence ATGGAAAACAACAAAACCGATGAAGAAATGCTTTCTGACAATGATGTTCTCGATGCTGAACGGCGTGAGGCCTTGAAAAAACTCGCCGCCCTGGGCATTGCCGCGGCTACCGCGCCAGTCATGATCACCCTGCTGGAAGCCAGACAGGCCTCGGCGCAGTCCGGACGGACCTGA
- a CDS encoding protein kinase produces MKLRPFSVTHLILLFALLLAAATLYQISPLVTLERHLLTLRAAVVPMAKESPVVTVQVSGAELTREGLAKLVTQLSRQKAGTILLYLPLSSPSSKELAQKLSTMLDEWGRSPEAGHSKLWSRINKELSALEIELDADARLGKALREAGNVVLVAPIHTFGEVDGTSAELQRLSVKFTLPDWTWGQHLKHFSNPFSSLKPVIHITSARVPLEELRSQAAAVGFIASGGEGVLAGSLLLPVGERYLLSAALATTMVSRKASSESLHLQSPEPGTVVLSVGERRYPIDNRLCLLPVPQALLPNMAKVSAADILSGTNKPALVEGKVAIVGLFDHARAQEYAEAQMINQMLGDFQLSRPDWLPMVEVLVLFYFAFFLWLAVPRLPGRTAMILMGSFVLIWLAIATVLLSNFGWWLQLTPPLLLTGCGLLLLHFARWMRERSEILNELNCSLGKMLQEKGLLDKALESYQACSPGDPSARDLIYNLGLDFERKRQFNQALRAYEYLAQSSRYKDISTRLTRLRQNGGVSLGRQNRDATMILEKGAVHPTLGRYEVIRELGQGAMGTVYLGRDPKINREVAIKTLAYSDVDEAQLPAIKERFFREAEAAGRLNHPGIVTIFDAGEEHDLAYLAMEFLDGEDLSIHCKPNALLPLAEVLDIISDIAEALAYAHSNNVVHRDIKPANIMRLPDGSVKVTDFGIARVVSDSQTQTGLVLGTPSYMSPEQVAAKKVDGRSDLFSLGSVLYELLCGEKAFVGDSIASLMYNIANVRYKPLSEKRKGLPVCVHDLVDMLLVRAVSHRPDNAAIVVAAARTCREKVRK; encoded by the coding sequence ATGAAACTCCGGCCCTTTTCCGTCACCCACCTGATTCTGCTTTTTGCCTTGCTGCTTGCAGCGGCAACGCTGTACCAAATATCCCCACTGGTAACATTGGAGAGACACCTCCTGACCCTGCGTGCCGCTGTCGTTCCAATGGCAAAGGAATCACCGGTTGTCACTGTCCAGGTGTCCGGGGCTGAACTCACCCGGGAGGGTCTTGCCAAACTGGTCACCCAGCTTTCCAGACAAAAAGCCGGAACCATTCTCCTGTACCTACCACTCTCCTCCCCTTCCTCGAAAGAACTCGCCCAGAAATTAAGCACCATGCTCGATGAATGGGGGCGATCGCCGGAGGCCGGGCATAGCAAGTTGTGGTCGCGCATCAACAAGGAATTATCGGCCTTAGAGATCGAACTCGACGCCGACGCCCGACTCGGCAAAGCCCTGCGTGAGGCCGGCAATGTGGTGCTGGTGGCACCGATCCATACCTTTGGCGAGGTGGACGGCACCTCGGCTGAACTGCAGAGGCTGTCTGTCAAATTTACCCTGCCGGACTGGACCTGGGGTCAGCATCTCAAGCACTTTTCCAACCCATTCTCCTCACTGAAACCGGTTATCCATATCACCTCGGCCCGGGTCCCCTTGGAAGAACTGCGGAGTCAGGCCGCTGCGGTCGGGTTTATCGCATCAGGGGGCGAGGGGGTTCTTGCCGGGTCGCTGCTTCTGCCCGTTGGTGAAAGGTATCTCCTTTCGGCAGCCCTTGCCACCACAATGGTCAGCCGCAAGGCCTCCTCCGAGTCTCTCCATCTGCAATCGCCGGAGCCGGGGACAGTGGTGCTGTCGGTTGGCGAGCGTCGCTACCCGATCGATAACCGCCTGTGTTTATTGCCGGTTCCCCAGGCGCTGCTGCCGAATATGGCCAAGGTTTCCGCCGCCGACATTCTCTCCGGGACTAATAAACCGGCTCTTGTCGAGGGGAAGGTGGCTATTGTTGGTCTCTTTGACCACGCCCGGGCTCAGGAATATGCAGAAGCCCAAATGATCAACCAGATGCTTGGCGACTTTCAGCTTTCCCGGCCGGACTGGTTGCCGATGGTTGAGGTGCTGGTGCTGTTTTATTTTGCCTTTTTCCTCTGGCTGGCGGTGCCTCGCCTGCCAGGCCGCACCGCCATGATCCTCATGGGGTCGTTTGTCTTGATATGGCTGGCCATCGCCACGGTGCTGTTGAGCAATTTCGGGTGGTGGCTGCAGCTCACCCCGCCACTGCTGTTGACGGGCTGCGGCCTGCTATTGCTGCACTTCGCCAGATGGATGCGTGAACGATCGGAGATTCTGAACGAACTCAATTGCAGCTTGGGTAAGATGCTGCAGGAAAAAGGTTTGCTCGACAAGGCATTGGAATCCTATCAGGCATGTTCGCCGGGTGACCCATCTGCCCGCGACCTGATCTACAATCTGGGCCTCGATTTCGAGCGAAAACGCCAATTCAATCAAGCTCTTCGCGCCTACGAATATCTGGCGCAAAGCAGCCGCTACAAGGACATCTCGACGCGCCTGACACGGCTACGGCAGAATGGCGGTGTATCGCTCGGGCGGCAAAATAGGGACGCCACTATGATCCTTGAAAAGGGGGCAGTCCACCCCACCCTCGGCCGCTATGAGGTTATCCGTGAGTTGGGTCAAGGTGCCATGGGCACCGTGTATCTTGGCCGCGACCCCAAGATAAACCGCGAGGTGGCTATCAAGACGCTGGCCTATTCCGATGTCGACGAAGCCCAACTGCCGGCCATTAAAGAGCGTTTCTTCCGCGAGGCTGAGGCGGCCGGCAGACTTAATCACCCCGGCATCGTCACCATCTTTGACGCCGGGGAAGAACACGATCTTGCATACCTGGCGATGGAGTTCCTCGATGGCGAAGATCTGTCGATCCACTGCAAACCCAACGCCCTGCTGCCGCTGGCCGAGGTTCTTGATATTATATCCGATATCGCCGAGGCCCTGGCCTATGCCCACAGCAATAATGTCGTTCATCGCGATATTAAACCGGCGAACATCATGCGTCTGCCCGATGGCTCGGTAAAGGTCACCGATTTCGGTATCGCCCGGGTGGTATCCGACTCCCAGACTCAGACCGGCCTCGTTCTGGGTACGCCGAGTTATATGTCCCCCGAACAGGTCGCCGCCAAAAAGGTCGACGGCCGTTCAGACCTTTTCTCTCTCGGTTCAGTACTTTATGAGTTGTTATGCGGCGAGAAGGCCTTCGTTGGCGACAGCATTGCCTCATTAATGTACAACATTGCCAATGTCAGATACAAACCTCTCAGTGAAAAGCGCAAAGGCCTGCCGGTTTGTGTTCACGACCTGGTTGATATGCTGCTCGTCAGGGCCGTTTCACACCGCCCTGATAATGCCGCCATCGTTGTTGCTGCAGCACGTACCTGCAGGGAGAAGGTGAGAAAGTGA
- a CDS encoding Stp1/IreP family PP2C-type Ser/Thr phosphatase, with translation MIYFVAGGCSDCGRVREHNEDTFRIDSRRGLFVVADGMGGHASGEFASALAVKTVFKALLCDKGSAAPGPCNAETLQTAIELANSTIYQDAQVNPQRRGMGTTLTFMRWDRCQLYFGHVGDSRAYRLRGHELLQLTRDHTWVDMQVRAGMLSQQEAEQARMRHVLVKSLGTETGVEPDIVPVDVQTNDRFLLCSDGLSNLVDHKDLQAILMGNGTPAAISRHLVEKANAVGGQDNITAVVIDCYDNKWQAVLKSAINRIWR, from the coding sequence GTGATCTATTTCGTTGCCGGTGGTTGCAGTGATTGTGGAAGGGTGCGTGAACATAACGAAGATACCTTCCGGATTGACAGCCGGCGGGGCCTGTTCGTCGTAGCCGATGGCATGGGTGGACATGCCAGCGGAGAATTCGCCAGTGCCCTGGCGGTCAAGACGGTATTCAAGGCACTGCTGTGCGACAAGGGGAGCGCCGCCCCCGGTCCGTGCAATGCGGAAACGCTGCAGACTGCCATAGAACTGGCCAACAGCACAATTTATCAGGATGCCCAGGTGAATCCGCAGCGCAGAGGAATGGGTACAACCTTGACCTTTATGCGCTGGGACCGTTGTCAGTTGTATTTCGGTCATGTGGGGGACAGCCGCGCCTACCGGTTGCGCGGCCATGAACTGCTTCAGTTGACCAGAGATCACACCTGGGTTGACATGCAGGTTCGCGCCGGCATGCTTTCTCAGCAAGAGGCCGAACAAGCCCGGATGCGCCATGTTCTGGTCAAGTCCCTCGGCACCGAGACGGGAGTAGAGCCGGACATTGTTCCAGTCGATGTACAGACCAACGATCGTTTCCTGCTGTGCAGTGACGGTCTCAGCAATCTTGTTGACCATAAGGATCTGCAGGCTATTCTTATGGGCAATGGGACTCCTGCTGCAATCTCCAGGCACCTGGTAGAAAAGGCGAACGCAGTTGGAGGACAAGACAACATTACCGCAGTCGTGATTGACTGCTACGACAATAAATGGCAAGCTGTTCTCAAATCAGCCATTAACAGAATTTGGAGGTAA
- a CDS encoding phosphate ABC transporter substrate-binding/OmpA family protein, with protein sequence MKTTGVRVEGFLGVLQVVRKRTLSALVVILPLCVIVVLLQAVHFTDRVMVPAFALASPESPERFYAADRSAEKLGAAGQSSSFGALVNADGTAILPEKTILRLHGSNTIGAKLAPALVSGYLSTILGAEKVEQFAGNMANEVVIKAKFKDSIKVVEIHAHGSATGFKDLATEQCEIGMASRRIQEKEFIELIKLGEMTSPANEHVIALDGIAVVVNKSNKINTLSIKQLADIFSGKTTNWRQVGGEPGKIAVYARDENSGTYDTFKAIVLGQMKLKQGVRRFESNPELSAQVAQDPLGIGFTSLPSINEAKAIAVAETGANPISPSFLTVATEDYPIVRRLYLYTETHPKNSYVRDFIEFVQSQKGQEITNNIDFIGMNIKTLYSEKIDQTQIKSTVMVQEYLKATADAERLSLNFRFQTGKVALDTRAERDLSRVADFLQDRRDRQIILAGFADKAGDYEMNLRLARIRAEIVAEQLRSRGVAVDHVASGGAELPVASNLSLSGKEKNRRVEVWLR encoded by the coding sequence ATGAAAACAACAGGTGTTAGGGTTGAAGGTTTTTTGGGTGTTCTGCAGGTAGTGAGAAAACGAACCCTCTCTGCCCTGGTTGTGATCCTGCCCTTGTGTGTCATAGTTGTCCTTTTGCAGGCTGTGCATTTTACTGACAGAGTAATGGTCCCAGCCTTTGCCCTTGCCTCTCCAGAATCTCCGGAGCGTTTTTATGCTGCCGATCGATCAGCAGAAAAGCTAGGAGCGGCCGGCCAATCGAGTTCCTTCGGGGCTCTTGTTAATGCCGATGGTACTGCAATTCTACCGGAAAAAACCATTCTTCGTCTGCACGGTTCGAATACCATCGGCGCAAAGCTTGCTCCTGCTCTGGTCAGTGGCTATCTGAGCACCATACTTGGGGCTGAAAAGGTCGAGCAGTTTGCTGGGAATATGGCCAATGAGGTAGTTATAAAAGCAAAATTCAAGGATTCGATCAAGGTAGTGGAAATTCACGCTCATGGATCGGCTACTGGTTTTAAGGATCTTGCGACGGAACAATGCGAAATCGGCATGGCCTCCCGGAGAATACAAGAAAAGGAGTTTATCGAACTCATCAAACTCGGTGAAATGACCTCGCCAGCCAATGAACATGTCATTGCCCTCGACGGTATTGCGGTTGTTGTTAATAAAAGTAACAAAATCAATACACTCAGCATCAAACAGCTTGCCGATATCTTCTCCGGAAAAACGACCAACTGGCGGCAGGTGGGAGGTGAACCGGGCAAGATAGCGGTTTATGCAAGAGATGAAAACTCCGGAACCTATGACACTTTCAAGGCGATTGTTCTCGGCCAAATGAAGTTGAAGCAAGGTGTCAGACGGTTCGAATCGAATCCGGAACTATCAGCGCAGGTTGCTCAGGATCCCCTCGGGATAGGTTTTACCAGTCTGCCGAGTATCAACGAAGCGAAAGCGATAGCCGTTGCTGAGACCGGCGCCAATCCTATATCGCCGAGCTTTCTTACTGTTGCCACGGAGGATTATCCGATAGTCAGACGCTTGTATCTGTATACGGAAACTCACCCCAAAAATTCGTATGTCCGAGATTTTATTGAATTTGTCCAATCTCAAAAGGGACAGGAAATCACCAATAATATTGATTTTATTGGTATGAATATCAAAACTCTGTATAGCGAAAAGATCGATCAGACCCAGATAAAAAGCACGGTAATGGTTCAGGAGTATCTTAAAGCAACCGCTGACGCCGAGCGTCTTTCCCTCAATTTCCGTTTTCAAACAGGCAAGGTTGCTCTCGACACGCGGGCCGAACGAGATCTCAGCCGGGTAGCTGATTTTCTGCAAGACCGCCGTGACCGGCAAATCATTCTTGCCGGTTTTGCCGACAAGGCCGGTGACTACGAGATGAACTTGCGACTGGCAAGAATTAGAGCGGAAATAGTGGCCGAGCAGCTACGGTCAAGAGGTGTTGCCGTTGATCATGTTGCCAGCGGTGGTGCAGAGCTTCCCGTTGCATCAAATCTTTCCCTTTCCGGCAAGGAAAAAAATCGCCGGGTAGAGGTCTGGCTCAGATGA
- a CDS encoding patatin-like protein: protein MNCQNHQFDSQEIRYAVVMYGGISLAIYMNGIAQEMLRLVRATSVADESALQGTEKIYRELSCLLHLGRRPGETTSCTTPRTRFVIDVLAGTSAGGINAIFLAKALALKSKNLNDLRDLWMEKADLDTLLNDKKGEDGGRFQTAMPKKSLLNSRRMYGLLRDAFAQMEEKDKIDTTAGESADRIDLYVTATDLNGLIIPLELTDTAVLERKHHSVFHFEYDPLEETNDFDSKYDAMLAFAARCTSSFPGAFEPMRFGDIFPQPTAEDCKEFQRFFENYHEPAETSASGDKTQARPERTSFKERVFADGGYLDNRPFGHVIDRIGERTSNCTAFRKLIFVDPFPEHLEQCQAKTEFNFIENSILAATTLPRYETIRQDIARINEMNRKALRASEIEKAMFRIDPTGTRQEPDHMKLKDGQLYGDLYLDELLNIKGGSFVNDQQMKIAHVSNWLALVVTRQLGLNETGDYYRVVRLIVKAWRNATFAGTKQEGITTNRKSQTNFIYRYDFGFRLSRLRYLIYMMDRVAAFNDIEFDAFRDQLLEGGTEPAVSKSEFPRNAFLAALAPVRERHTKLLTGLSRTNKLIEARNRRPAGEHGTNVLQERTDALRNHFSTKNLLELLNLVDTDVQQHWAEDLYLGAASLIDNYFTALADVIHANLKSVYEEKDTLVRQADLKDGSIQWLAAVWLLHLWKVYESTSAVMARLLPNGRVGESGTVDVFRIGPADTDLTIRSALTNEQKLAGAKLGAFGAFLSEGWRENDILWGRLDGAERLIVSLLPDPVDKDLRNEYIRRAREEILQEEFNPANGRIYRWVAGQIHNHCGPGLSKDEIATRLELIKNGPLTQILSKVTNNPANWQAFIKEYYDIPRGPDRQQLADWLTRTTRIAGEMLEGVETFKGIAGKLKIAGIILMELVQVSLPGSLKTLLVSRILALLVIVAIILILLGSVFTSDFTSVGFKLLFYAGGIWFIVRNLRSWFSYGTLPRKTLLAVKGLVILGAAVLSTLGYQVAIGYLQKFANLMMPWMR from the coding sequence ATGAATTGCCAAAATCACCAATTTGATTCGCAGGAAATTCGCTATGCCGTCGTTATGTACGGAGGAATCTCTCTCGCTATCTATATGAACGGCATAGCCCAGGAAATGCTGCGGCTGGTGCGGGCAACATCGGTTGCCGACGAAAGCGCATTGCAGGGGACCGAGAAAATTTACCGGGAGCTTTCCTGTCTGCTTCACCTCGGGCGCAGGCCCGGCGAAACCACTAGCTGCACCACTCCTCGTACCCGTTTTGTCATCGATGTACTGGCCGGCACCTCGGCCGGGGGGATCAATGCGATCTTTTTAGCGAAAGCCCTTGCCTTGAAATCGAAAAATCTCAACGATCTCCGTGATCTCTGGATGGAAAAGGCTGATTTGGACACCTTGCTTAATGACAAGAAAGGCGAAGATGGCGGTCGCTTCCAGACTGCGATGCCGAAAAAAAGCCTGCTCAACAGCCGCCGCATGTATGGCTTGTTGCGGGATGCCTTTGCCCAGATGGAGGAGAAAGATAAAATTGACACCACCGCCGGAGAATCTGCCGACCGCATTGATCTCTACGTCACGGCGACCGACTTGAATGGCTTGATAATACCCCTCGAATTAACCGATACAGCCGTTTTGGAACGGAAACACCACAGCGTTTTCCACTTTGAATATGACCCGCTCGAAGAAACGAACGACTTTGACTCGAAATACGATGCAATGCTCGCCTTCGCCGCCCGGTGTACTTCGTCGTTTCCCGGGGCCTTCGAACCGATGCGCTTTGGAGATATTTTTCCTCAGCCAACCGCTGAAGATTGCAAAGAATTCCAACGATTTTTCGAGAATTACCACGAGCCTGCGGAAACGAGTGCATCCGGAGACAAGACCCAAGCTCGACCCGAAAGGACCTCTTTTAAAGAACGTGTCTTTGCCGACGGCGGCTATCTGGATAACCGCCCATTTGGCCATGTAATCGATCGAATCGGCGAGCGAACATCCAACTGCACTGCATTTCGCAAGTTGATTTTTGTCGATCCATTCCCGGAACACCTTGAACAGTGCCAGGCCAAAACCGAATTCAATTTCATTGAAAACTCCATACTGGCGGCCACCACCCTGCCTCGCTATGAAACAATCCGCCAGGATATCGCCCGGATAAACGAAATGAACAGGAAGGCACTCCGGGCGAGCGAGATCGAAAAAGCCATGTTCAGGATCGATCCCACCGGTACCCGGCAGGAACCCGACCACATGAAACTCAAAGATGGACAATTGTACGGTGACTTATATCTGGATGAGCTGTTAAACATCAAGGGCGGGTCGTTTGTCAACGATCAGCAGATGAAGATAGCACATGTCTCCAACTGGCTGGCCTTAGTAGTGACCCGCCAGCTTGGGCTCAACGAGACCGGAGATTATTACCGCGTTGTCCGGCTCATTGTCAAAGCCTGGAGAAACGCCACCTTTGCCGGAACCAAACAAGAAGGAATAACAACCAACAGAAAGTCACAAACCAATTTCATTTATCGCTATGACTTCGGCTTCCGTCTGAGCAGACTCCGTTACCTTATTTATATGATGGACCGGGTTGCAGCGTTTAACGATATTGAATTCGATGCCTTTCGGGATCAACTTTTGGAGGGCGGGACAGAGCCCGCGGTTTCCAAGTCGGAATTCCCCCGGAATGCCTTCCTCGCGGCGCTGGCGCCGGTGAGAGAGCGTCATACCAAGCTTCTGACAGGTCTGTCCCGGACCAATAAGCTCATAGAGGCGCGCAACCGTAGACCTGCCGGCGAGCATGGGACAAACGTTCTCCAGGAAAGGACCGATGCCCTTCGCAACCATTTTTCAACCAAAAATCTCCTGGAATTACTTAACCTTGTCGACACTGACGTCCAACAGCACTGGGCAGAAGACCTCTATTTGGGAGCTGCTTCCCTCATTGACAATTACTTCACCGCCCTGGCGGATGTAATCCATGCCAACCTGAAAAGTGTATACGAAGAGAAGGATACACTTGTCCGACAGGCGGATCTTAAAGACGGATCAATTCAATGGCTGGCGGCAGTCTGGCTGCTACATCTTTGGAAAGTATATGAAAGTACGAGCGCCGTCATGGCCCGACTCCTGCCTAACGGCCGGGTTGGGGAATCGGGAACCGTCGATGTTTTCCGCATCGGCCCCGCCGACACCGATCTGACCATCAGGAGTGCATTGACCAATGAACAAAAATTGGCGGGCGCAAAGCTCGGCGCCTTTGGCGCCTTTTTATCCGAGGGATGGAGGGAAAATGATATCCTGTGGGGTCGCCTTGACGGCGCCGAGCGTTTAATTGTTTCGCTCCTGCCTGATCCGGTGGACAAAGATCTTCGCAACGAGTATATCCGGCGGGCCAGGGAGGAAATTTTGCAGGAGGAATTCAATCCCGCCAACGGTCGAATTTACAGATGGGTCGCCGGCCAAATTCATAATCATTGTGGCCCGGGGCTTAGTAAAGATGAAATCGCCACCCGTCTTGAACTCATAAAGAATGGGCCATTGACCCAGATACTTTCCAAGGTAACGAACAATCCAGCGAACTGGCAGGCGTTTATCAAAGAATATTACGACATACCGAGAGGACCAGACCGGCAGCAACTGGCGGACTGGCTGACTCGAACAACTCGCATAGCAGGAGAAATGCTCGAAGGTGTTGAAACGTTCAAGGGCATCGCCGGAAAACTGAAAATTGCCGGCATAATTTTGATGGAACTCGTGCAGGTAAGCCTTCCCGGGTCTCTCAAGACCTTACTGGTCAGCCGCATTCTTGCACTACTGGTTATTGTCGCAATAATTCTCATCCTGCTGGGCTCGGTCTTTACCTCTGATTTCACCTCTGTCGGTTTTAAGTTGTTGTTCTACGCTGGAGGTATCTGGTTTATCGTTCGAAACCTGCGGTCATGGTTCTCGTATGGGACCCTCCCCCGGAAGACTCTCCTGGCAGTCAAAGGACTGGTGATACTGGGGGCTGCAGTGCTCTCGACACTTGGCTATCAAGTTGCGATCGGCTATCTGCAAAAATTTGCCAACCTGATGATGCCGTGGATGCGCTGA